A region of Catenulispora sp. GP43 DNA encodes the following proteins:
- a CDS encoding Na+/H+ antiporter → MHAVGIVLALVVLGTAVATFAQRLRIPAPSLLVLAGLGVALLPGVPAVRVAPETIALLVLPPLLFASAEEMSLRDLRAVWRPVTVLAFGLVLATAAAVAGLAWQLTALSASMAFVLGAVLASTDPVAVTALGRRLALPGRIQTLVQAESLFNDATSLVLFKVAIGFAVSTGTLSWFGAGGKFLMLAGGGAGIGAALSALVVLLRSRTADPVLQTVIALVTPYAAYVLAETAGTSGVTAVVVAGVTSGGTGYRTSDARIRLQVQAVYAVIVFLLESVVFALIGLELPTMVRDLPAHTGWWPLQATALAAVMIGIRVLWVWPTVSVAKPTRAFPTWATTRVVTWAGTRGVMPLAAALTIPLAADNGMPLPGRALILVLTTSVVAATLTLQGLSLAGVVTGSGLAVDPALRASKETAARAALAEAAVDYIDGLTETGSVPEAVLERARRRYTARLGNQPDGAWPAANYAALQRDVLAVQSAELRRLYAGGKVSDATRRRLQLELDRAEAAVTSEA, encoded by the coding sequence ATGCACGCGGTAGGAATCGTCCTGGCCTTGGTGGTGTTGGGCACCGCAGTCGCGACCTTCGCTCAACGCCTGCGTATTCCAGCCCCGTCGTTGCTGGTCCTGGCCGGTCTCGGGGTCGCGCTGCTCCCCGGCGTCCCGGCTGTCCGGGTCGCACCGGAGACCATCGCCCTACTGGTGCTCCCGCCGCTGTTGTTCGCCTCGGCCGAGGAGATGTCGCTGCGCGACCTGCGCGCGGTGTGGCGTCCGGTCACCGTGCTGGCCTTCGGGCTGGTTTTGGCCACCGCCGCGGCGGTCGCAGGGCTGGCCTGGCAGCTGACGGCGCTGTCAGCGTCGATGGCGTTCGTCCTGGGCGCGGTGCTGGCCTCCACCGACCCGGTCGCGGTCACCGCGCTGGGCCGCCGCCTCGCGCTGCCCGGACGCATTCAGACCCTCGTGCAAGCCGAGAGCCTGTTCAACGACGCCACCTCTCTGGTGCTGTTCAAAGTGGCCATCGGATTCGCCGTCAGCACCGGGACCTTGTCCTGGTTCGGGGCCGGCGGCAAGTTCCTGATGCTGGCCGGCGGCGGTGCGGGGATCGGCGCGGCGCTGTCGGCCCTGGTGGTCCTGCTGCGCTCACGCACCGCCGATCCAGTGCTCCAGACGGTCATCGCTCTGGTCACTCCCTACGCCGCCTACGTGCTTGCCGAAACCGCCGGCACCTCCGGGGTGACCGCGGTGGTCGTGGCCGGCGTGACCAGTGGCGGCACCGGCTACCGCACCAGCGACGCACGGATCCGGTTGCAGGTGCAGGCCGTGTACGCGGTCATCGTGTTCCTGCTGGAATCGGTGGTGTTCGCGCTCATCGGGCTGGAACTTCCGACCATGGTCCGCGACCTCCCCGCGCACACCGGCTGGTGGCCGCTGCAAGCAACCGCGCTGGCGGCGGTCATGATCGGCATCAGGGTGCTCTGGGTGTGGCCGACGGTGTCGGTCGCCAAACCCACCCGTGCCTTCCCGACCTGGGCCACCACGCGCGTGGTGACGTGGGCCGGCACCCGCGGGGTCATGCCTCTGGCCGCCGCGCTGACCATCCCGCTGGCGGCCGACAACGGCATGCCGCTGCCGGGCAGAGCCCTGATTCTCGTACTCACCACCAGCGTCGTCGCCGCGACCCTGACCCTGCAGGGTCTGAGTCTGGCAGGGGTGGTCACCGGCTCGGGCCTGGCGGTGGATCCGGCGCTGCGTGCGAGCAAGGAGACCGCCGCCCGCGCCGCCCTGGCCGAGGCCGCCGTGGACTACATCGACGGCCTGACCGAAACCGGGTCCGTCCCGGAGGCCGTGTTGGAGCGGGCCCGTCGCCGCTACACCGCGCGTCTGGGGAATCAGCCCGACGGCGCGTGGCCGGCGGCGAACTATGCAGCCCTGCAACGAGACGTCCTCGCCGTGCAGTCGGCCGAGCTGCGGCGGCTGTACGCCGGAGGGAAGGTCAGCGACGCGACCCGCCGCAGGCTTCAACTCGAGCTCGACCGCGCAGAAGCCGCCGTCACGTCAGAGGCCTGA
- the kdpC gene encoding K(+)-transporting ATPase subunit C, with translation MKLGAAIRRHTAAIRAMLVFTVILGIAYPLLVTGIAQLAFKDKANGSLIKNAQGQVVASSLLCQQYVDKSGNALPQYFQARPSDATNSANSSDPGCDYSYSAGSNLGANSATLKNTIEGRITAYAKAYNVDPTKVPEDAVTASASGMDPGISVQNANDQAASVAKARGVDLATVQKLVKDNTHGRPLGFLGEEYVNVVTLNQALDKAHPVAATS, from the coding sequence ATGAAACTCGGAGCAGCAATCCGGCGGCACACCGCCGCCATCCGGGCCATGCTGGTGTTCACGGTGATCCTCGGAATCGCCTACCCGCTGCTGGTCACCGGCATCGCGCAGCTGGCGTTCAAGGACAAGGCCAACGGCTCACTCATCAAGAACGCGCAGGGCCAGGTGGTCGCCTCCAGCCTGCTGTGCCAGCAGTACGTCGACAAGTCCGGCAACGCCCTGCCGCAGTACTTCCAGGCCCGGCCGTCGGACGCCACCAACTCGGCCAACTCCAGTGACCCCGGCTGCGACTACTCCTACTCGGCCGGATCGAACCTGGGGGCCAACAGCGCGACGCTGAAGAACACCATCGAGGGCCGCATCACGGCCTACGCCAAGGCCTACAACGTGGACCCGACAAAGGTCCCCGAGGACGCGGTCACCGCCTCGGCCTCCGGCATGGACCCCGGCATCTCGGTGCAGAACGCCAATGACCAGGCCGCCTCGGTGGCCAAGGCCCGCGGCGTGGACCTGGCGACGGTGCAGAAGCTGGTCAAGGACAACACGCACGGCCGCCCCCTGGGTTTCCTGGGCGAGGAGTACGTGAACGTGGTGACCCTGAACCAGGCGCTGGACAAGGCCCACCCGGTGGCGGCGACCAGCTGA
- the kdpB gene encoding potassium-transporting ATPase subunit KdpB — MSVSTHSDAPEQASQPKASAEPHRIGGGFLDPKMLWKSLPDALKKLDPRVMVKNPVMFVVEAGSVLTTWQAIAHPSVFAWVITVWLWLTVVFANLAEAVAEGRGKAQAATLRKAKTTSVARRLASWSPGKAGAESEVPGTELQLGDFVVVEAGQVIPGDGDVVEGVASVDESAITGESAPVIRESGGDRSAVTGGTKVLSDRIVVKITSKPGETFIDRMISLVEGANRQKTPNEMALNVLLASLTIVFLLAVVTLQPMATWAGAAQSLIVMVSLLVALIPTTIGALLSAIGIAGMDRLVQRNVLAMSGRAVEAAGDINTLLLDKTGTITLGNRQASEFVPVAGVEQDVLADAAQLSSLADETPEGRSIVVLAKTAYGLRERHEGELAGAEFVPFTAQTRMSGVNLHDGHEVRKGAGSAVMKWVRDNGGHPTDEVGSLVDGISAAGGTPLVVAEKTPDGVARTLGVIHLKDVVKEGIRERFAELRQMGIKTVMITGDNPLTAKAIAEEAGVDDFLAEATPEDKMALIKKEQEGGKLVAMTGDGTNDAPALAQADVGVAMNTGTSAAKEAGNMVDLDSNPTKLIEIVEIGKQLLITRGSLTTFSIANDVAKYFAIIPAMFSVVYPGLHVLNIMGLHSPKSAITSAIIFNALIIIGLIPLALRGVRYKPSSAAALLRRNLVIYGAGGLALPFVGIKLIDLIVQFIPGLK, encoded by the coding sequence ATGTCTGTCTCCACTCACTCCGACGCGCCGGAGCAGGCGTCGCAGCCGAAGGCGAGTGCTGAGCCGCACCGCATAGGCGGCGGGTTCCTGGACCCGAAGATGCTCTGGAAGTCGCTTCCGGACGCCCTGAAGAAGCTCGACCCGCGGGTCATGGTCAAGAACCCCGTCATGTTCGTCGTCGAGGCCGGCTCGGTCCTGACCACCTGGCAGGCCATCGCGCACCCGTCGGTGTTCGCCTGGGTGATCACCGTCTGGCTGTGGCTCACCGTCGTCTTCGCCAACTTGGCCGAGGCGGTGGCTGAGGGCCGTGGCAAGGCGCAGGCCGCCACGCTGCGCAAGGCCAAGACCACTTCGGTGGCCCGCAGACTCGCCTCCTGGTCGCCCGGCAAAGCCGGCGCCGAGTCCGAGGTGCCGGGTACCGAGTTGCAGCTCGGCGACTTCGTGGTGGTGGAGGCCGGGCAGGTCATCCCGGGCGACGGTGACGTCGTCGAGGGTGTGGCCTCGGTGGACGAGTCGGCGATCACCGGCGAGTCGGCCCCGGTCATCCGGGAATCCGGCGGCGACCGGTCGGCCGTGACCGGCGGGACCAAGGTGCTGTCGGACCGGATCGTCGTGAAGATCACCTCCAAGCCGGGGGAGACCTTCATCGACCGGATGATCAGCCTGGTCGAGGGCGCGAACCGGCAGAAGACGCCGAACGAGATGGCACTGAACGTGCTGCTCGCAAGCTTGACCATCGTGTTCCTGCTCGCGGTCGTGACCCTGCAGCCGATGGCCACCTGGGCCGGTGCGGCGCAGTCGTTGATCGTGATGGTGTCGCTGCTGGTGGCGCTGATCCCGACCACGATCGGCGCGCTGCTCTCCGCGATCGGCATCGCCGGCATGGACCGGCTGGTGCAGCGCAACGTGCTGGCCATGTCCGGCCGCGCGGTCGAGGCCGCCGGTGACATCAACACCCTGCTGCTGGACAAGACCGGCACGATCACGCTCGGGAACCGCCAGGCCAGCGAGTTCGTGCCGGTCGCAGGGGTCGAGCAGGATGTGCTGGCCGACGCCGCGCAGCTGTCTTCGTTGGCTGACGAGACGCCGGAAGGCCGCTCGATCGTGGTGCTGGCCAAGACCGCGTATGGTCTGCGCGAGCGGCACGAGGGCGAGCTTGCCGGCGCGGAGTTCGTGCCGTTCACCGCGCAGACCCGTATGTCCGGGGTGAACCTGCACGACGGGCACGAGGTCCGCAAGGGCGCCGGCAGCGCGGTCATGAAGTGGGTCCGCGACAACGGTGGTCACCCCACCGACGAGGTCGGCTCGCTGGTCGACGGCATCTCCGCGGCCGGTGGCACGCCGCTGGTGGTGGCGGAGAAGACTCCTGACGGTGTCGCCCGCACCCTGGGCGTCATCCATCTGAAGGACGTCGTCAAGGAAGGCATCCGCGAGCGGTTCGCCGAGCTGCGGCAGATGGGCATCAAGACGGTCATGATCACGGGTGACAACCCGCTGACCGCCAAGGCCATCGCCGAGGAGGCCGGGGTCGACGACTTCCTGGCCGAGGCCACGCCCGAGGACAAGATGGCGCTGATCAAGAAGGAGCAGGAGGGCGGCAAGCTGGTCGCGATGACCGGCGACGGCACCAACGACGCCCCCGCCCTGGCGCAGGCCGACGTCGGCGTGGCCATGAACACCGGCACCTCGGCCGCCAAGGAGGCCGGGAACATGGTGGACCTGGACTCCAACCCGACCAAGCTGATCGAGATCGTCGAGATCGGCAAGCAGCTGCTGATCACCCGCGGCTCGCTGACCACCTTCTCCATCGCCAACGACGTCGCGAAGTACTTCGCGATCATCCCGGCCATGTTCTCGGTGGTCTACCCGGGCCTGCACGTGCTGAACATCATGGGCCTGCACTCGCCGAAGTCGGCGATCACCAGCGCCATCATCTTCAACGCCCTGATCATCATCGGTCTGATCCCGCTGGCCCTGCGCGGCGTGCGCTACAAGCCGTCCTCGGCCGCGGCACTGCTGCGCCGAAACCTGGTCATCTATGGCGCCGGCGGTCTGGCGCTGCCGTTCGTCGGCATCAAGCTGATCGACCTGATCGTCCAGTTCATCCCCGGATTGAAGTAG